A single genomic interval of Antarcticibacterium arcticum harbors:
- a CDS encoding PglD-related sugar-binding protein, with protein MNNKKLIIYGIGKFAEYVGYVFENDSPYDVVGYCIEQDFLKEDFFANKPLTSFENMGEEFPPEEFLLFIAVGNNVIRQRVFQKAKEMGYKFASYISSKASHWDNLKVGTNVFIDEGCVLQPFISISNNSILFTSHIGHHTSIGSNVLISGAITGGNVTIGDNCFVGLKASIKQNVQIAANSIIGMGCIIEKNILQPSVFSHRGTVKRNLDPSQIGRLFLK; from the coding sequence ATGAATAATAAAAAACTGATAATTTACGGTATTGGCAAATTTGCTGAATACGTTGGTTATGTATTCGAAAATGATAGCCCATATGATGTTGTTGGGTATTGTATTGAACAAGACTTTTTAAAGGAAGATTTCTTTGCAAACAAGCCTTTAACGAGCTTTGAAAACATGGGCGAAGAATTTCCCCCTGAAGAATTTCTACTATTTATTGCTGTTGGAAATAATGTTATCAGGCAGCGGGTCTTTCAAAAGGCAAAGGAGATGGGATATAAATTCGCTTCATATATTTCATCAAAAGCCAGTCATTGGGATAATTTAAAGGTAGGAACAAATGTCTTTATCGATGAAGGATGTGTACTCCAGCCTTTTATAAGCATATCTAATAATTCAATATTATTTACGTCTCACATTGGTCACCATACATCAATTGGTAGTAATGTTTTGATAAGTGGGGCGATAACAGGAGGAAATGTAACAATAGGAGATAATTGTTTTGTGGGTTTGAAGGCTTCTATCAAACAAAACGTTCAAATAGCTGCGAATTCAATAATTGGGATGGGTTGTATAATCGAAAAGAACATATTACAACCTTCTGTATTCAGCCATAGGGGTACAGTTAAAAGAAATCTAGACCCCTCTCAGATTGGCAGGTTATTTCTTAAATAA
- a CDS encoding DegT/DnrJ/EryC1/StrS family aminotransferase encodes MQKNKIWLSSPHMGGTEKRYIEEAFDHNWIAPLGPNVSGFENDIKEYLSGDDTSVEVAALSSGTAALHLALIMLDVKPGDEVICQSMTFAASANPIAYLGATPVFVDSEEDTLNICPARLEEAILDRIAKGKNIKAIIGVHLYGMPYKVEEIHEIAAKYNIPVIEDSAEALGSTYKGKNCGTFGMFGVLSFNGNKIITTSGGGALVTRSEKLKQKAIFLATQARDDAPHYQHSEIGYNYRLSNISAGIGRGQMEVLDKHVGHRREMNKFYQILFSEFPGVKVMKEPSDDFYSNHWLSVVLIDENQTGGISREDIRLALEKENIESRPLWKPMHLQPVFQGTPYFGNGVCEKAFESGLCLPSGSNLTDGDRDRISAVIKEIFTK; translated from the coding sequence ATGCAAAAAAATAAGATCTGGCTTTCATCTCCCCATATGGGCGGAACAGAAAAAAGATATATTGAAGAAGCCTTTGACCATAACTGGATAGCTCCTCTGGGGCCGAATGTTTCAGGTTTTGAGAATGATATTAAAGAATATTTATCAGGCGATGACACCTCGGTTGAAGTTGCAGCCTTAAGCAGTGGGACTGCCGCATTGCATTTGGCCCTGATAATGCTGGATGTAAAACCGGGTGATGAGGTAATTTGCCAGAGTATGACTTTTGCAGCATCGGCAAATCCTATTGCTTATTTAGGTGCTACTCCCGTCTTTGTTGACAGTGAGGAGGATACTTTGAATATTTGTCCTGCCAGACTTGAGGAAGCTATCCTGGACAGGATTGCAAAAGGAAAAAATATAAAAGCAATTATTGGGGTTCATTTATATGGAATGCCCTATAAAGTGGAGGAAATACATGAAATAGCCGCCAAATATAATATTCCGGTAATTGAAGATAGTGCCGAAGCTTTGGGTAGCACCTACAAAGGTAAAAATTGCGGAACTTTTGGAATGTTTGGTGTATTGTCTTTTAATGGAAATAAGATAATTACCACCTCCGGTGGTGGCGCACTCGTAACCAGAAGTGAGAAACTCAAACAAAAAGCGATATTTCTGGCTACCCAGGCAAGAGATGATGCTCCACACTATCAGCATAGTGAGATTGGTTATAACTATAGATTGAGTAATATTTCCGCAGGTATTGGAAGAGGTCAAATGGAAGTTTTGGACAAGCATGTGGGACACCGAAGAGAAATGAACAAATTTTACCAGATTTTATTTTCAGAATTTCCTGGTGTTAAAGTGATGAAGGAACCCAGTGATGATTTTTATAGTAATCATTGGTTAAGTGTGGTGCTTATAGATGAGAATCAAACAGGTGGAATTTCAAGGGAAGATATAAGACTGGCGCTTGAAAAAGAAAATATTGAAAGCCGTCCCTTATGGAAACCCATGCATTTACAACCGGTTTTTCAGGGAACACCTTATTTTGGGAACGGTGTTTGCGAAAAGGCTTTTGAATCTGGTTTATGTCTTCCTTCAGGATCAAATTTAACGGATGGGGACAGGGACAGAATTTCAGCAGTAATTAAAGAAATATTTACAAAGTAA
- the asnB gene encoding asparagine synthase (glutamine-hydrolyzing), which yields MCGINGLLYRTEIAKEDIDKTLSTMNLEIFHRGPDQDGFFTQSHSTFNVGMAMRRLSIIDLSTGKQPIYSDDNSKAIVFNGEIYNYLELKNGLIKEGVVFKTTSDTEVILRLYEKYGVKSFAMLDGMFAFSIYDDILKKIFIARDFFGEKPLYYTQDKQKLLWASELKSIVSVLKEQPEISKTGLNLYFQLTYIPAPFTIYENIHKLEANHFMEIDCENFSFKIREINQDFKKDLDPKINFVDAKGKTHNMVMESVKSRSIADVPLGTFLSGGVDSSIVSLALAQQTQGKIDTFSVGFEKKSFDESDKSRIVANLIDSNHHEFIISVDDLKTNIDNILLNFDEPFADSSSLPTYLVAQKTREHVKVALTGDGGDEVFGGYNKYYMGKLNRKYTSIIPESFHGNLKSLTNPFLSSKDDKRGKRFKIKKLINAINYEDDFYYNIVSLAYQPLELNNLFKNNLVRDNSLKYYKDQVGKNNSSLTDFRNIDKIMSLEGDMLVKVDRTSMLTSLESRAPFLNKSLWNFTSQLPEDYLLHGWNKKYILKEAFEKYFPKDFLNKSKKGFGVPVGDWLRDHLSKELRSYIAPAFLISQNIFQKEEITRIVKHHLSGKEDNTFRVWTFFCFQKWYTNIYLKA from the coding sequence ATGTGTGGTATAAATGGATTATTATATAGAACGGAAATAGCGAAGGAAGATATTGATAAGACACTTTCAACTATGAACCTCGAAATTTTTCATCGCGGACCGGACCAGGATGGATTCTTTACTCAATCGCATAGCACATTTAATGTAGGAATGGCTATGCGCCGCTTGTCCATTATTGATCTAAGTACCGGGAAACAACCGATTTATTCAGATGATAATAGTAAAGCCATAGTTTTTAATGGGGAGATATATAATTATTTAGAATTAAAAAATGGGTTAATTAAGGAAGGAGTTGTTTTTAAAACCACTTCAGATACTGAGGTTATTTTAAGATTGTACGAAAAATATGGAGTGAAATCCTTTGCAATGTTAGACGGAATGTTCGCCTTCAGTATTTATGATGATATCTTGAAGAAGATTTTTATTGCCCGCGATTTCTTTGGGGAAAAGCCTTTGTACTACACCCAGGATAAACAAAAGCTATTGTGGGCATCCGAATTGAAATCTATAGTTTCTGTATTAAAGGAACAACCTGAAATATCAAAAACGGGATTAAATTTATACTTTCAACTTACTTACATTCCTGCTCCTTTTACTATTTATGAAAATATCCATAAGTTGGAGGCAAACCATTTTATGGAAATAGATTGCGAAAACTTTTCGTTTAAAATCCGTGAAATCAATCAGGATTTTAAAAAAGATCTTGATCCCAAAATTAATTTTGTCGACGCAAAAGGAAAAACTCATAATATGGTTATGGAAAGTGTAAAATCCAGATCTATAGCAGATGTTCCCTTAGGCACTTTTTTGTCAGGTGGCGTGGATTCTTCTATAGTTTCCCTGGCTCTTGCACAACAAACTCAGGGTAAAATAGATACCTTTTCTGTAGGTTTTGAAAAAAAGTCCTTTGATGAATCTGATAAATCCCGGATAGTTGCAAATCTTATTGATAGTAATCATCATGAATTTATTATAAGTGTAGATGACCTAAAAACAAATATTGACAATATTCTTTTAAATTTCGATGAGCCTTTTGCAGATTCATCTTCCCTGCCTACTTACCTGGTTGCTCAAAAAACCCGGGAGCACGTGAAAGTAGCGTTAACCGGGGATGGGGGCGATGAAGTATTTGGCGGATATAATAAATATTATATGGGGAAGCTTAACAGGAAATATACCTCTATTATTCCCGAATCTTTCCATGGAAATTTAAAATCCCTCACCAATCCCTTTTTATCATCAAAAGATGATAAAAGAGGGAAACGGTTTAAAATAAAAAAATTAATTAATGCAATTAATTACGAGGATGATTTTTATTATAATATTGTTTCCCTCGCCTATCAACCTTTGGAATTAAATAACCTGTTTAAAAATAATCTTGTACGGGATAATAGTTTGAAATATTATAAAGATCAGGTGGGAAAAAATAATTCCTCGCTTACCGATTTTAGGAATATAGATAAAATAATGAGCCTTGAAGGGGACATGCTGGTAAAAGTTGACAGAACGAGCATGTTAACATCCCTCGAAAGCCGGGCTCCTTTCCTCAATAAGTCCTTATGGAATTTCACCTCACAATTACCCGAGGATTATTTGCTCCATGGGTGGAATAAAAAGTATATTTTAAAAGAAGCTTTTGAGAAGTATTTTCCAAAGGATTTTTTAAACAAATCCAAAAAAGGTTTTGGGGTACCGGTAGGGGATTGGTTAAGAGACCACCTTTCAAAGGAACTCAGATCATATATTGCACCTGCTTTTTTAATATCCCAGAATATCTTTCAAAAAGAAGAAATAACCAGGATCGTAAAACATCATTTATCTGGGAAAGAGGATAACACCTTCAGAGTATGGACATTTTTTTGTTTTCAAAAATGGTATACTAATATTTACTTGAAAGCTTAA
- a CDS encoding acetyltransferase, which translates to MNIYGASGHAKVIMDIAKSQNIPVSVIIDDNPQIKFVLDYPVEHIVSPEALKDEFIMAIGDNEIRKKVVEGFKGKFHAAVIHISAAVSSSVQLGKGTVVMPNASVNSESKIGMHCIINTGATVEHDCVLGNFVHISPNAALAGGVEVEEGTQIGIGAVVIPGIKIGKWSTIGAGAVIIDDIPDYVVVVGNPGRIIKKRVLNYAKK; encoded by the coding sequence ATGAATATTTACGGGGCAAGCGGGCACGCGAAAGTTATTATGGATATTGCGAAGTCACAAAATATACCTGTTTCCGTAATTATTGACGACAATCCTCAAATCAAATTTGTTTTAGATTATCCAGTTGAGCATATTGTAAGTCCGGAGGCTTTAAAGGATGAATTTATAATGGCCATAGGAGATAATGAGATCAGGAAAAAGGTGGTGGAGGGATTTAAGGGAAAATTTCATGCTGCAGTAATTCATATATCAGCTGCAGTTTCTTCAAGTGTTCAATTGGGAAAGGGCACAGTAGTGATGCCGAATGCATCAGTAAACAGTGAATCAAAAATAGGCATGCATTGTATAATCAACACCGGGGCGACAGTTGAACACGATTGTGTTTTAGGTAATTTTGTTCACATTTCTCCAAATGCTGCTCTGGCAGGTGGAGTAGAAGTGGAGGAGGGCACCCAGATTGGAATTGGCGCCGTAGTTATACCCGGCATTAAAATTGGTAAATGGAGCACTATAGGTGCGGGAGCTGTTATAATTGACGATATACCGGATTATGTTGTGGTGGTAGGAAATCCTGGCAGGATCATTAAAAAAAGAGTACTTAATTATGCAAAAAAATAA
- a CDS encoding glycosyltransferase family 4 protein, whose amino-acid sequence MHKLIRITTIPLSLEKLLEGQLTYMNSFYEVTAISAEKERLERYGRDNGVKTYWVDMTREITPIADLKAVLKLYNYFKREKPFIVHTHTPKAGIVGMLAANLAGVPLRLHTVAGLPLLETRGTKRRVLNFVEKFTYKLATRIYPNSTELKKIILKEGFTSSEKLKVLGKGSSNGIDTHYFDPGNYKDSENLILRRELGIPENDIVFIFIGRLVSEKGINELVTAFQNLNAEIKNTALLLVGPLEEELDPLSTHTLNLIEDHKKIITTGYQQDIRPYLALSNVLTFPSYREGFPNVVMQAGAMGLPSIVSDINGCNEIITEGLNGVIIPVKDVNSLFLAMQKMVDNPSWRKLLATAARNEITQNYDRIEFWELLRREYEELDRERDSSN is encoded by the coding sequence ATGCATAAACTCATCCGCATCACCACAATTCCTCTTTCCCTTGAAAAGCTGTTAGAAGGCCAGCTTACTTATATGAATAGTTTTTATGAGGTGACGGCTATTTCGGCTGAAAAAGAACGATTGGAAAGATATGGAAGAGATAATGGAGTAAAGACTTATTGGGTAGATATGACCAGGGAGATCACTCCCATTGCCGACCTAAAAGCGGTTTTGAAACTTTATAATTATTTTAAAAGGGAAAAACCATTCATTGTTCACACCCATACTCCCAAAGCCGGAATAGTAGGAATGCTGGCAGCAAATCTTGCAGGAGTTCCTCTAAGATTACATACCGTGGCCGGCCTCCCCTTATTGGAAACGCGGGGAACAAAACGCCGGGTTTTGAATTTTGTTGAAAAATTTACCTATAAATTGGCTACCCGCATATATCCAAACTCCACAGAATTAAAAAAGATAATTCTGAAAGAGGGCTTTACCTCCTCTGAGAAATTAAAAGTATTGGGAAAGGGTAGCTCCAATGGGATAGATACCCATTATTTTGATCCCGGGAATTATAAGGATTCTGAAAATTTAATATTACGCCGGGAATTAGGAATTCCTGAAAATGATATTGTATTTATATTTATTGGTAGATTGGTATCTGAAAAAGGAATTAATGAGTTGGTAACTGCATTCCAGAACCTAAATGCTGAAATTAAAAACACCGCTCTGTTACTGGTAGGCCCATTGGAGGAAGAGCTTGATCCTCTTTCAACCCACACTCTCAACCTTATTGAGGATCATAAAAAGATTATTACCACAGGGTATCAACAGGATATAAGGCCTTATTTAGCTCTTTCCAACGTTCTTACCTTCCCCAGTTACCGGGAAGGATTTCCCAACGTTGTAATGCAGGCCGGTGCTATGGGATTACCCTCTATAGTAAGTGATATTAATGGATGCAATGAAATTATTACTGAAGGACTTAATGGAGTAATAATTCCGGTTAAAGATGTAAATAGCCTATTTCTAGCCATGCAAAAAATGGTAGATAACCCATCTTGGAGAAAACTACTTGCGACTGCTGCGCGTAATGAAATAACCCAAAACTACGATAGAATTGAATTCTGGGAATTATTGCGCAGGGAGTATGAGGAGCTGGACCGGGAGAGGGATTCCTCTAATTAA
- a CDS encoding glycosyltransferase family 2 protein: protein MRNSKITLIIPTFNRESTIVNSVKSIKAQDFDNWELIVVDDGSQDGTRKILKPFLSDKRIRYYYQENQGVSSARNTGANLATGDYLIFLDSDDVFYPNLLSTLQQHKYFNFDIICWEVVRKIDQKERIERPVVLDGTYNNIKAIFLAGSICFKKTTFFRAGGYDPKMTFSENYELGIRVSHLENLKIKLIETPLLKYEVETSKRISNSLPNRLSSHIYQYKKHKILYGRNKKAGAEMKYLIGYVLEKSNKKYAALQHYKSAWLTYPLNFKAFIKILILKKF, encoded by the coding sequence TTGCGAAATTCTAAAATTACTTTAATAATTCCCACTTTCAACAGAGAATCCACGATAGTGAACTCTGTTAAAAGTATCAAAGCGCAAGATTTTGATAATTGGGAATTAATTGTTGTGGATGATGGATCTCAAGATGGAACTCGAAAAATATTGAAACCTTTTTTATCAGATAAGAGGATTCGATATTATTATCAGGAAAATCAGGGAGTATCTAGTGCTCGTAATACAGGTGCAAATCTAGCTACAGGTGACTATTTAATTTTTTTAGACTCCGATGATGTTTTTTATCCGAATTTATTATCCACCCTTCAACAACATAAATATTTTAATTTTGATATAATTTGTTGGGAAGTGGTAAGAAAAATCGATCAGAAAGAAAGAATTGAAAGACCTGTTGTTTTAGATGGAACTTATAATAATATTAAAGCTATTTTTTTAGCGGGCAGTATTTGTTTTAAAAAAACTACGTTCTTTCGTGCAGGAGGTTATGATCCAAAAATGACTTTTTCCGAAAATTATGAGTTGGGAATAAGGGTGAGTCATCTTGAAAATTTAAAAATAAAATTAATTGAAACCCCTCTTTTAAAATATGAGGTGGAAACCTCAAAAAGAATTAGTAATTCGTTACCCAATAGGCTAAGCTCTCATATTTATCAATATAAGAAGCACAAAATTCTTTACGGACGAAATAAAAAAGCCGGTGCAGAAATGAAATACTTAATAGGATATGTATTAGAAAAATCCAACAAAAAATATGCTGCACTTCAGCATTATAAAAGTGCTTGGTTAACCTATCCATTAAACTTTAAAGCATTCATCAAGATATTAATATTAAAGAAATTTTAA
- a CDS encoding polysaccharide deacetylase family protein yields the protein MNQREGGLVISLDFELLWGVFDQINWEVQEDYFLNTRKVIPQVLDIFKNFNIHATWATVGMLFNKNWNEWERNKPANLPEYSNSGLSAYQFGSGIHSKGTEDMCFAPQLISKIAITPGQEIATHTYSHYYCLEPGQQAVQFKEDLLKAIELAKKINISLQSLVFPRNQLKKEYLEICFELGILNVRSNPQSWYWKDAKSNNIVTKISRTGDAYLDLGKKSYPWEEVIKIPGLPTLQMASRFLRPVEENNVLRALKLKRILKEMETAAGKKEIYHLWWHPHNFGNNPEESMKDLEIILEQFVLLRNKFGFQSLNMAEVGEQ from the coding sequence ATGAACCAAAGAGAAGGGGGCTTAGTTATTTCTTTAGATTTCGAACTTTTATGGGGAGTTTTTGATCAAATAAATTGGGAAGTACAAGAAGATTATTTTCTTAACACCCGAAAGGTAATACCGCAGGTGTTAGATATCTTTAAAAATTTTAATATTCATGCAACCTGGGCAACAGTAGGTATGCTTTTTAATAAAAATTGGAATGAGTGGGAAAGAAATAAACCGGCCAACCTTCCCGAATACTCAAATTCAGGTCTTTCAGCCTATCAATTTGGATCGGGAATTCATTCCAAGGGCACAGAAGATATGTGTTTTGCTCCGCAGCTCATTAGTAAAATTGCCATTACTCCTGGCCAGGAAATTGCCACTCATACTTACTCCCATTATTATTGTCTTGAACCGGGCCAGCAAGCGGTCCAATTTAAGGAGGATTTGTTAAAAGCTATAGAACTTGCTAAAAAAATTAATATTTCACTTCAATCTCTCGTTTTCCCCAGAAATCAGTTAAAAAAAGAATATCTGGAAATTTGTTTTGAGTTGGGTATTTTAAATGTAAGATCTAATCCCCAATCCTGGTATTGGAAAGATGCAAAAAGTAATAACATTGTAACGAAAATTAGTAGAACAGGAGATGCTTATTTAGATTTAGGTAAAAAATCTTATCCCTGGGAAGAGGTTATAAAAATACCCGGGTTACCTACACTTCAAATGGCAAGTCGATTTTTAAGACCTGTAGAAGAGAACAATGTACTAAGAGCTTTAAAATTGAAAAGGATTTTAAAAGAAATGGAAACAGCGGCTGGGAAAAAGGAAATTTATCATTTATGGTGGCACCCACATAATTTTGGAAATAATCCGGAAGAAAGTATGAAAGACCTTGAAATTATTTTGGAGCAATTTGTATTACTTAGAAATAAGTTTGGTTTTCAATCCCTTAATATGGCGGAAGTAGGAGAACAGTGA
- a CDS encoding glycosyltransferase family 2 protein: MNFNQFKEKYQKFEVEEFPNKVTYSPLVSVLVQTYNHENYIRECLDSILYQKTDFDFEILLGEDYSTDTTREICKDYAEKNPENIRLFLHHPDNKIIINGVSTGNFNAFYNFYKAQGKYIAFCEGDDRWRDPFKLQKHINSFKTNFRLVMNYHSYITVDHNSNLFQTYQMKLQPIGNISGTQLLEGKFHPLLSTTCFKKVFNEIPLEMTQVMNVDTFLISLLGNFGDAIYLKNIFPSAYRIHKGGMWSLKEKKQKYLSKILTFTKLEEFYLSQGNKRLSQFYRDKKANTFKMAAVFYFLNLNFFQFIQNVWNYIKTKFFNLKFL, encoded by the coding sequence ATGAATTTTAATCAATTTAAAGAAAAATATCAGAAATTTGAGGTCGAAGAATTTCCGAATAAAGTTACATATTCACCCCTGGTTTCGGTTTTAGTTCAAACTTATAATCATGAAAATTACATCAGGGAGTGCTTGGATTCAATTTTATATCAAAAAACTGATTTTGATTTTGAGATATTACTTGGAGAGGATTACTCAACAGATACAACCAGAGAAATCTGTAAGGACTATGCTGAAAAAAATCCAGAAAACATTAGATTATTTTTACACCATCCCGATAATAAAATTATAATAAACGGAGTCTCAACAGGGAATTTTAATGCCTTTTACAATTTCTACAAGGCACAAGGAAAATATATTGCTTTTTGTGAAGGAGATGATAGGTGGAGAGATCCTTTTAAATTGCAAAAGCACATTAATTCTTTCAAAACAAACTTTCGTTTGGTTATGAATTATCATTCCTATATTACCGTGGATCATAATAGCAACTTATTTCAAACTTATCAGATGAAGTTGCAACCTATTGGAAACATCAGCGGTACACAATTATTGGAAGGGAAATTCCACCCCCTTCTATCAACTACTTGTTTTAAGAAAGTGTTTAACGAGATTCCCCTTGAAATGACTCAAGTAATGAATGTAGATACCTTTTTAATATCTTTACTAGGTAATTTTGGGGATGCAATATATTTGAAAAATATCTTTCCTTCTGCCTATAGAATTCATAAAGGTGGAATGTGGTCTCTTAAAGAAAAAAAGCAGAAATATCTTTCTAAAATTTTGACTTTCACAAAATTGGAAGAATTTTATCTTAGTCAGGGGAACAAAAGATTGTCGCAATTTTATAGAGATAAAAAAGCTAACACTTTTAAAATGGCTGCCGTTTTTTATTTCCTCAATTTAAATTTTTTCCAATTTATTCAAAATGTTTGGAATTATATTAAAACAAAATTCTTTAATTTAAAATTTCTTTAA
- a CDS encoding sugar transferase, translating to MYRSFVKPLFDFIIALLAIIVLSPLLLLVTILLALANKGNPFFFQKRPGKNGRIFKIVKFRTMTNEKDEKGILLPDEQRLTGVGKLVRKTSIDEITQLINVLKGEMSLIGPRPLLPQYLPIYNSFQQRRHDVKPGITGWAQVNGRNAISWKQKFEYDVWYVDNLSFSLDVRILIKTIKKVLLSEDINTANMATTEPFNGTN from the coding sequence ATGTATAGATCTTTTGTAAAACCTTTATTTGATTTTATAATTGCTTTATTGGCAATTATTGTTTTAAGTCCGTTACTGTTGTTGGTTACCATTTTATTAGCTTTGGCGAATAAAGGGAATCCTTTTTTCTTTCAAAAACGTCCGGGAAAAAATGGCAGGATATTCAAAATTGTGAAATTCCGCACCATGACCAATGAAAAAGATGAAAAGGGAATATTGCTTCCCGATGAACAAAGGTTGACCGGGGTGGGTAAACTTGTAAGAAAGACCTCAATAGATGAAATTACACAACTTATAAATGTTTTGAAAGGGGAAATGAGTTTAATAGGCCCAAGGCCTCTTTTGCCGCAGTATCTGCCAATCTATAATTCCTTTCAACAAAGAAGACACGATGTAAAACCGGGAATAACAGGTTGGGCACAGGTGAATGGAAGAAATGCTATTAGCTGGAAACAAAAATTTGAATATGATGTGTGGTATGTAGACAACCTCTCATTTTCGTTGGATGTAAGAATTCTTATAAAGACGATTAAAAAGGTGTTATTATCTGAAGATATAAATACTGCAAATATGGCCACAACAGAGCCATTTAACGGGACAAATTGA